In a single window of the Streptomyces sp. NBC_01471 genome:
- a CDS encoding FAD-binding protein — protein MCWVNTEELLKECDVVVVGGGTAGLSGALTLARARRSVLVLDTGQPRNAPADAAHGLLSCDGVSPRDLLRAGRIEVAFYGGTLLQEGATSACRTDGGFVVGTRSGRTFRARRLLVTTGLVDELPGGAGSLGAVGARRAALPVLPRLGSAGQDDRGAGHQRRIGAPGAAVPSVVTACHAVPSLRPRAERGAVGAPRGTRHRGRAG, from the coding sequence GTGTGCTGGGTGAACACGGAAGAGTTGCTGAAAGAGTGCGATGTCGTTGTTGTCGGCGGTGGAACCGCAGGTCTGTCGGGTGCGCTGACCCTGGCCAGGGCCAGGCGTTCGGTGTTGGTACTCGATACCGGGCAACCACGCAATGCCCCCGCAGACGCGGCCCACGGCCTGTTGTCGTGCGACGGGGTGTCACCACGGGATCTGCTGCGCGCCGGTCGTATCGAAGTCGCCTTCTACGGAGGCACGCTGCTCCAGGAAGGCGCGACGTCGGCATGCCGGACGGACGGCGGGTTCGTCGTGGGCACGCGGAGCGGCCGTACCTTTCGTGCCCGCCGTCTGCTGGTGACGACGGGCCTGGTGGACGAACTGCCGGGGGGAGCCGGGTCTCTTGGCGCGGTGGGGGCGCGACGTGCTGCACTGCCCGTACTGCCACGGCTGGGAAGTGCGGGACAGGACGATCGGGGTGCTGGGCACCAGCGCCGCATCGGTGCACCAGGCGCTGCTGTTCCATCAGTGGTCACCGCGTGTCACGCTGTTCCTTCACTCCGGCCCCGAGCCGAGCGAGGGGCAGTGGGAGCGCCTCGCGGCACGCGGCATCGAGGTCGTGCAGGGTGA
- a CDS encoding aldo/keto reductase, with protein sequence MTSNTLTVPAVALGTWAWGDSGRPGDGYFGSRLSESGLREVVEKAQSNGFTLWDTAVAYGMGRSETVLAQALAGHDRSEYQLSTKFTPQMAGDGDDPVADMLEQSLDRMGTDYVDLFWIHNPADVARWTPSLIPLLGSGRIKHVGVSNHNMEEIALADRILGEAGFRVEAVQNHFSLLYRGSERTGILDYCREHDVRFFSYMVLEQGALTGRYSPANPLPEGSSRAAVYNGILHRLQALTDRMGAIGEDRGASAAEVATAWAIAKGTTPIIGVTKAGYVDGLVRARGIELAGAEIAELEALADAADVDTRGWWEHEM encoded by the coding sequence ATGACGAGCAACACGCTGACTGTGCCGGCGGTGGCGTTGGGCACGTGGGCCTGGGGAGACAGCGGCCGGCCGGGCGACGGCTACTTCGGAAGCCGGTTGAGCGAGTCCGGTCTGCGAGAGGTCGTCGAGAAGGCTCAGTCGAACGGGTTCACCTTGTGGGACACCGCCGTGGCGTACGGCATGGGCCGCTCGGAGACGGTCCTCGCCCAGGCACTGGCGGGCCATGACCGCAGCGAGTACCAGCTGTCGACGAAGTTCACCCCGCAGATGGCGGGCGACGGCGACGATCCGGTCGCCGACATGCTGGAGCAGAGCCTCGACCGAATGGGCACGGACTATGTGGATCTGTTCTGGATCCATAATCCTGCCGACGTGGCACGGTGGACGCCGTCTCTGATCCCGCTGCTGGGGAGCGGCAGAATCAAGCATGTCGGCGTCTCGAACCACAACATGGAGGAGATCGCTCTTGCCGATCGGATCCTCGGCGAGGCCGGCTTCCGCGTGGAGGCGGTCCAGAACCATTTCAGCCTCCTGTACCGGGGCTCTGAGCGCACGGGCATCCTCGATTACTGCCGCGAGCACGACGTGCGGTTCTTTTCCTACATGGTCCTCGAGCAAGGAGCGCTGACCGGCAGGTACAGTCCGGCCAATCCGTTGCCGGAGGGCAGCAGCCGGGCAGCCGTCTACAACGGCATCCTGCACCGACTGCAGGCGCTGACGGACCGGATGGGGGCGATCGGCGAGGATCGAGGTGCGTCCGCCGCCGAAGTCGCCACCGCCTGGGCGATCGCCAAGGGGACCACCCCGATCATCGGGGTCACGAAGGCGGGTTACGTCGACGGGTTGGTTCGAGCTCGCGGCATCGAGCTCGCCGGCGCGGAGATCGCGGAACTGGAGGCGCTGGCGGATGCCGCAGACGTCGACACGCGCGGCTGGTGGGAGCACGAAATGTAG
- a CDS encoding AraC family transcriptional regulator, producing the protein MDVLSDVVAAVRTGSPFANREDREGVWRTHFEPFAGAGFHVVLQGACLLVPEDGPAVHLTTGDVVLTPHGTRHTLTDPGRAGAQGSTALLCGGYQLDRSRPHPLLGTLPETIHRPSQIGRHQDLRAAVSLLGAELQNPRPGTDAALPALLDLLLLYVLRAWIEDESARGTTGWPTALADPAIGNALHAIHDDPAKPWTVEALGKKANLSRATFSRRFAALVGVPPLTYVTLWRLTVAARLLRNSDTALAPIAQHVGYSSAFAFATAFKREHGVSPGRYRLRHRDQS; encoded by the coding sequence ATGGATGTCCTCAGTGATGTCGTCGCCGCCGTGCGGACCGGCAGCCCGTTCGCCAACCGTGAGGACAGGGAGGGCGTGTGGCGCACGCATTTCGAGCCCTTCGCCGGAGCGGGCTTCCACGTTGTCCTGCAGGGGGCCTGCCTGCTCGTGCCCGAGGACGGGCCTGCGGTACACCTCACCACGGGGGACGTCGTGCTCACTCCGCACGGAACCCGACACACCCTGACCGACCCCGGCCGCGCCGGCGCGCAGGGGTCGACGGCCCTTCTGTGTGGCGGCTACCAGCTGGACCGCTCCCGGCCGCACCCCTTGCTGGGCACCCTGCCGGAGACCATCCATCGTCCCTCCCAGATCGGACGACATCAGGACCTACGTGCCGCTGTCTCCCTGCTCGGCGCCGAGCTGCAGAACCCCCGGCCGGGCACTGACGCCGCCCTGCCCGCCCTGCTCGATCTCCTCCTGCTCTACGTGCTGCGCGCCTGGATCGAGGACGAGTCGGCACGCGGAACCACCGGCTGGCCGACCGCCCTCGCCGACCCGGCGATCGGCAACGCATTGCACGCCATCCACGACGACCCGGCAAAGCCCTGGACTGTCGAGGCTCTGGGCAAAAAGGCGAACCTGTCGCGAGCGACGTTCTCCCGCCGGTTCGCCGCACTGGTCGGTGTACCCCCTCTGACCTACGTCACCTTGTGGAGGCTCACCGTGGCGGCGCGGCTCCTGCGCAACTCCGACACCGCGCTGGCTCCGATCGCCCAACACGTCGGCTACAGCTCCGCCTTCGCCTTCGCCACCGCCTTCAAGCGGGAGCACGGCGTCTCTCCGGGCCGCTACCGGCTGCGGCACCGCGACCAGAGCTAG
- a CDS encoding helix-turn-helix domain-containing protein has protein sequence MPAPEDVIEPIPSWDPYARGCPSRDVLDQIGSKWAVLVLGELGKHGACRFTQLRQRVAGVSEKMLTQTLRTLERDGLVLRTVYPEVPTRVEYELTPLGQTLRGPLRALTEWSVRYIEEVLAAREEYDVRTTRR, from the coding sequence GTGCCGGCCCCCGAGGATGTGATCGAGCCCATACCGTCATGGGACCCGTACGCACGTGGCTGCCCCTCGCGTGACGTGCTCGACCAGATCGGCAGCAAGTGGGCGGTTCTCGTGCTGGGCGAACTCGGCAAGCACGGAGCGTGCCGGTTCACCCAACTGCGGCAGCGAGTGGCGGGAGTGAGCGAGAAGATGCTCACCCAGACGCTGCGCACCCTCGAACGCGACGGACTGGTCCTGCGGACGGTGTACCCAGAGGTGCCGACCCGCGTGGAGTACGAGTTGACCCCGCTCGGCCAGACGCTGCGCGGTCCCCTGAGGGCGCTCACGGAGTGGTCGGTGCGGTACATCGAGGAAGTCCTCGCCGCCCGTGAGGAGTACGACGTCCGAACCACGAGACGTTAG
- a CDS encoding TetR family transcriptional regulator: protein MTGVKGTQRAYRSAVREEAAHRTRETVVAAAAEVFAEKAYAGATIELIAARAGVSRATVFGVGGKAQLFTLARMHAATGGRLTANDERFEQLLATPGAHRLLKEFAAFTAAISRRLGPLQLALEQAATTDPELAQLQESSQQELLECARAIAGAVAATGLLRRDVSPKAAGDILWLQIQPTNYRRLTQERGWSHEAFERWHAATMIAGLLNHHPAD from the coding sequence ATGACAGGCGTCAAGGGAACCCAGCGCGCGTACCGCTCGGCGGTACGGGAGGAGGCCGCGCACCGCACACGCGAAACCGTGGTTGCCGCCGCCGCCGAGGTGTTCGCGGAGAAGGCCTACGCTGGGGCCACGATCGAACTGATCGCCGCCCGCGCAGGGGTCTCACGTGCCACCGTCTTCGGAGTCGGCGGCAAGGCTCAACTGTTCACCCTCGCCCGGATGCACGCGGCCACGGGCGGCCGTCTCACCGCAAACGACGAACGCTTCGAGCAGCTCCTGGCGACCCCTGGCGCGCACCGGCTGCTCAAGGAGTTCGCCGCCTTCACCGCCGCCATATCGCGTCGGCTCGGGCCCTTGCAGCTCGCGCTCGAACAAGCCGCGACGACCGACCCCGAACTGGCACAGCTACAGGAATCGAGCCAGCAGGAGCTGCTGGAGTGCGCCCGCGCCATCGCGGGGGCGGTGGCCGCCACGGGATTGCTGCGGCGCGACGTCTCGCCCAAGGCCGCGGGCGACATCCTCTGGCTTCAGATCCAGCCGACGAACTACCGGCGCCTGACGCAGGAGCGCGGCTGGAGCCACGAGGCGTTCGAGCGCTGGCACGCCGCGACCATGATCGCAGGCCTGCTGAATCACCACCCGGCCGACTGA
- a CDS encoding SDR family oxidoreductase: MSIVVTGASGQLGRLTVETLLARGVPASDIVATSRDTARIKDFADRGVVVRRADFAEQDSLAAAFEGADKLLLISTTTVDERVANHRRAIDAAVAAGVSLVAYTSMSHANTATTILASTHRATEKYLRERAVPSVLLRNSWYLENYTAQLPLVLRNGAVVGSAGQGRISAAARADYADAAAVVLTTEGHAGEVYELGGDEAFTLSELAAAISAATGKRITYSDLPADGLAQVLTGAGLPAELAHVLVDADLGMSRGELFTASGDLRRLIGRPTTPPADVIADALR; the protein is encoded by the coding sequence ATGTCAATCGTTGTCACCGGAGCCTCCGGTCAGCTGGGCAGGCTCACCGTCGAAACACTGCTGGCGCGCGGAGTGCCGGCTTCAGACATCGTCGCGACCAGTAGGGATACCGCCAGGATCAAGGACTTCGCCGACCGCGGCGTCGTGGTACGCCGGGCCGACTTCGCGGAGCAGGACAGCCTCGCGGCGGCCTTCGAGGGCGCGGACAAGCTGCTGCTGATATCGACCACGACCGTGGACGAGCGGGTCGCCAACCACCGCCGCGCCATCGACGCCGCGGTGGCAGCAGGCGTGTCGCTGGTGGCGTACACGAGCATGTCGCACGCAAACACGGCCACCACGATCCTCGCCTCCACCCATCGCGCCACCGAGAAATACCTGCGGGAGCGCGCAGTCCCCAGCGTGCTGCTGCGCAACAGCTGGTACCTGGAGAACTACACCGCCCAACTCCCGCTGGTACTGCGCAACGGAGCCGTTGTCGGGTCGGCCGGCCAGGGCAGGATCAGCGCCGCGGCCCGCGCCGACTACGCCGACGCCGCCGCGGTCGTGCTGACCACCGAGGGCCATGCGGGCGAGGTGTACGAGCTGGGGGGCGACGAGGCGTTCACCCTGTCCGAGCTCGCCGCGGCGATCTCGGCCGCCACCGGAAAGCGGATCACGTACAGCGACCTCCCGGCCGACGGACTCGCCCAGGTGCTGACCGGCGCCGGCCTGCCCGCCGAGCTGGCGCACGTCCTTGTCGACGCCGACCTCGGCATGAGTCGCGGCGAGCTGTTCACCGCTTCCGGTGACCTGCGGCGCCTGATCGGGCGGCCGACCACGCCGCCGGCCGACGTGATCGCCGACGCGCTGCGCTGA
- a CDS encoding Lrp/AsnC family transcriptional regulator produces MDVLDQQILQCLMLDGRAPMRRIAEVVGVSEQTATRRYRTMREAGVLRVLVSEAAASARHPLWLLRLQCRPTAAARLGKALAARNDVSWVALHSGGAELMCTTSLPADTEGGTGVLPRISHTSEVLSFTTHLVLHSYSGGPAEWSGFEEPLSEDAKRDLLQGCDPRRRKATYSPVLLEDRPLLEELRKDGRSTASALARTLNWPLSRVRGRLQALLDSGAVTVDVDVMLEAFGYHTSATLLLHVSPDRIVTICETLSAYRQTSWVAAVTGAANIVAAVTCRDSTELFSYVTEQLGSLPGVTHVEVVPLLSRLKQAATRVTGGRLV; encoded by the coding sequence ATGGATGTTTTAGATCAGCAAATCCTCCAATGCCTGATGCTCGACGGGCGAGCCCCGATGAGACGAATCGCCGAGGTAGTGGGGGTATCGGAGCAGACCGCGACCCGCCGCTACCGCACCATGCGCGAGGCAGGTGTGCTCCGCGTCCTGGTCAGTGAGGCGGCCGCCTCCGCCAGACATCCGCTCTGGCTGCTGCGGTTGCAGTGCCGCCCCACTGCCGCCGCACGCCTTGGCAAAGCGCTGGCCGCACGCAACGACGTCTCTTGGGTCGCTCTGCACTCCGGCGGCGCGGAGCTGATGTGCACCACGAGCCTGCCCGCCGATACGGAGGGAGGCACGGGAGTGCTGCCCCGGATCTCGCACACATCAGAAGTGCTCTCGTTCACCACCCACCTGGTGCTGCACTCGTACTCCGGCGGCCCCGCCGAGTGGTCGGGCTTCGAGGAACCGCTGAGCGAGGACGCGAAACGAGATCTTCTTCAGGGCTGCGATCCACGCCGACGGAAGGCCACGTACAGTCCGGTCCTCCTCGAAGACCGCCCGCTGTTGGAGGAACTGCGCAAGGACGGCAGATCCACCGCGTCAGCACTGGCCCGCACCCTCAACTGGCCGCTCTCCCGCGTCAGAGGCCGTCTCCAGGCGCTACTGGACAGTGGCGCGGTCACAGTGGACGTGGACGTGATGCTGGAAGCGTTCGGCTACCACACCTCGGCCACGCTGCTCCTTCATGTCTCACCGGACCGCATCGTCACGATCTGCGAAACGCTCTCCGCTTATCGACAGACCAGTTGGGTCGCCGCGGTCACGGGCGCCGCGAACATCGTGGCCGCAGTGACCTGCCGCGACAGCACCGAACTCTTCAGCTATGTCACTGAGCAGTTGGGCAGCCTCCCCGGCGTGACCCACGTCGAGGTCGTCCCGTTGCTCAGCAGGCTCAAGCAGGCCGCCACCCGAGTGACTGGCGGTCGCCTGGTGTGA
- a CDS encoding APC family permease, whose translation MLNLALYPILLVDYLATGVPDIARGKGLVIVDLFHGGFVVDLHWIVTVALIVPMAYLNYRGSRAVSEYSVEMMLLILAPFAVLAVLGIWHAVGNGINVLSPFMVPGQSVHSSVAGALSVIVWLYLGFDGPSTVLGEVADTHRTYTRALVISVPLIMAAYLLPTTAAIGSGPHRGSPADWAQGDFIVVGDALGGIWLKVLLSLGSALALVGLFMAILLTSTRVPRALAADAYLPRWMARDSRLPNAA comes from the coding sequence GTGCTGAACCTCGCCCTCTACCCGATCCTGCTGGTCGACTACCTGGCCACCGGGGTCCCGGACATCGCCCGCGGGAAGGGGCTGGTGATCGTGGACCTGTTCCACGGCGGTTTCGTCGTGGACTTGCACTGGATCGTCACCGTCGCCCTCATCGTCCCGATGGCGTACCTGAACTACCGTGGCTCCAGGGCGGTGAGCGAGTACTCGGTCGAGATGATGCTGCTGATCCTCGCACCGTTCGCGGTGCTGGCGGTCCTCGGCATCTGGCATGCGGTCGGCAACGGGATCAACGTGCTCTCGCCCTTCATGGTGCCGGGGCAGAGCGTCCACTCGTCGGTGGCCGGTGCGCTCAGCGTGATCGTGTGGCTGTACCTCGGCTTCGACGGCCCGAGCACCGTGCTGGGCGAAGTCGCCGACACGCACCGGACCTACACCCGGGCCCTGGTGATCTCGGTTCCGCTGATCATGGCCGCCTATCTGCTGCCCACCACCGCCGCCATCGGCAGCGGGCCGCACCGGGGCTCGCCCGCCGACTGGGCCCAGGGCGACTTCATCGTGGTCGGCGACGCCCTGGGCGGAATCTGGCTGAAGGTGCTGCTCTCCCTGGGATCGGCGCTCGCCCTGGTGGGGCTGTTCATGGCGATCCTGCTGACGAGCACCCGGGTCCCGCGGGCGCTCGCCGCGGACGCGTACCTGCCGCGCTGGATGGCCCGGGACAGCAGACTTCCCAACGCCGCGTAG
- a CDS encoding helix-turn-helix domain-containing protein codes for MPEVELNGAGRQLLDQLFDKWSLLVLAALCDRPRRFNELRQHMPAVTPKSLTACLRRLERNGMVERAVVSTDPVAIEYRITPLGRTLRPPVHAVLEWAVGHLDAVEAARCHYDERRVDK; via the coding sequence GTGCCCGAAGTGGAGCTCAACGGCGCTGGCCGGCAGTTGCTCGACCAGCTCTTCGACAAGTGGTCCTTACTGGTACTGGCCGCATTGTGCGACCGCCCCCGACGCTTCAACGAACTCCGGCAACACATGCCCGCTGTCACCCCGAAGTCACTGACCGCCTGCCTGCGACGACTGGAGCGCAACGGCATGGTCGAGCGAGCGGTCGTGTCCACGGATCCGGTGGCGATCGAGTACCGGATCACCCCCCTGGGCCGGACCCTTCGGCCCCCTGTGCACGCCGTACTGGAATGGGCCGTCGGTCACCTCGACGCGGTCGAAGCCGCCCGCTGTCACTACGACGAGCGACGTGTGGACAAGTGA
- a CDS encoding MBL fold metallo-hydrolase produces METIEIGNIEVTRIVEWQGPVAPVGVVFPDFAPEKWHEHSSWVAPHFWDSETDNYLAAAQTWVVRSEGRTILVDTGLGNHKERSYMPTWTHLETDFIDRLAAAGVRPEDVDVVVNTHVHADHVGWNTTLHDREWVPTFPNATYLIHRDDFEYWNPRNGVPKRGGIGGVNAGVANGPMFEDSIDPVHRAGQTLLWETSHRTDGNLQLEPAPGHTPGSAVLHLRSGTERALFVGDLLHTPLQILEPHVDTCLSEDQQAAANSRRRVLEYAADTNAPLIPAHFTGPGAAEVRRDGSSFAIKKWAPFSAPLELII; encoded by the coding sequence ATGGAAACGATAGAGATCGGCAACATCGAGGTCACGCGCATCGTGGAGTGGCAGGGGCCCGTCGCTCCGGTCGGGGTGGTCTTCCCGGACTTCGCCCCCGAGAAGTGGCACGAGCACAGCTCGTGGGTCGCCCCCCACTTCTGGGACAGCGAGACCGACAACTACCTGGCCGCCGCGCAGACATGGGTGGTGCGCAGCGAGGGAAGGACCATTCTGGTCGACACCGGGCTCGGCAACCACAAGGAACGCTCGTACATGCCGACGTGGACCCATCTGGAGACCGACTTCATCGACCGCCTGGCGGCAGCAGGCGTGCGACCCGAGGACGTGGATGTCGTGGTGAACACCCATGTACACGCCGACCACGTGGGCTGGAATACCACGCTGCACGACCGTGAGTGGGTGCCGACATTCCCCAACGCCACCTATCTGATCCACCGGGATGACTTCGAGTACTGGAACCCCAGGAATGGCGTACCCAAGCGGGGAGGCATCGGCGGGGTCAACGCCGGCGTCGCCAACGGGCCGATGTTCGAGGACAGCATCGATCCCGTTCACCGCGCCGGCCAGACCCTGCTGTGGGAGACCTCTCATCGCACCGACGGCAATCTCCAGCTGGAACCCGCCCCTGGGCACACTCCGGGCTCAGCGGTGCTTCACTTGCGGTCCGGTACCGAACGGGCCCTGTTTGTCGGAGACTTGCTCCACACTCCCCTGCAGATCCTCGAGCCGCACGTCGATACGTGCCTGAGCGAGGATCAGCAGGCTGCGGCGAACTCCCGTCGGCGTGTCCTTGAATACGCAGCGGACACCAACGCCCCACTCATCCCTGCGCACTTCACCGGACCTGGAGCCGCTGAGGTCCGCCGTGACGGCTCATCCTTCGCCATCAAGAAGTGGGCACCGTTCAGCGCCCCCTTGGAATTGATCATCTAG
- a CDS encoding XRE family transcriptional regulator produces the protein MLAGVGPRLRDLRRRHAITLAALAELTGISESTLSRLEGGGRKPNLELLLPLARAYNVPLDELVGAPETGDPRLHLRPVTRGGMTYVPLTRRPGGTHAHKLVISPSAGEPGLRTHEGYEWIYVLNGRFRLHLGDRVLVMARGEVAESDTHVPHWLGPDNDQPVELLVIFGKQGERAHLRARPTS, from the coding sequence GTGCTGGCAGGCGTCGGACCCCGACTGCGGGACCTGCGCCGCCGGCACGCCATCACCCTGGCCGCGCTGGCCGAACTCACCGGGATCTCGGAAAGCACACTCTCCCGCCTGGAGGGCGGAGGCCGCAAACCAAACCTGGAACTCCTGCTGCCCCTGGCCCGGGCCTACAACGTCCCGCTCGACGAGCTCGTCGGCGCTCCGGAGACGGGCGATCCCCGCCTTCATCTGCGCCCGGTCACGCGCGGCGGCATGACGTACGTACCGCTGACCCGCAGGCCGGGCGGCACGCACGCGCACAAACTCGTCATCAGCCCCAGCGCCGGCGAGCCCGGGCTCCGGACGCACGAGGGCTATGAATGGATCTACGTCCTCAACGGCAGGTTCCGCCTTCACCTCGGCGACCGCGTCCTGGTCATGGCGCGGGGGGAAGTCGCGGAATCCGACACCCACGTCCCGCACTGGCTGGGCCCCGACAACGACCAGCCGGTGGAACTGCTGGTCATCTTCGGCAAGCAGGGCGAACGCGCCCACCTTCGCGCCCGCCCCACCTCCTGA
- a CDS encoding transposase family protein: MATLVHLRTGLTQEALAVAYGVGSSSTSRVINALRPLLAERGFAVPDRPDLRLRTLEDVFAYAEAEKTEPRQGPRCVGTPDAASTAPNRRCGVSAAAGFRG; the protein is encoded by the coding sequence GTGGCCACACTGGTCCACTTGCGGACCGGGCTGACGCAGGAGGCCCTGGCCGTGGCCTACGGGGTCGGGTCCTCCAGCACCAGCCGGGTGATCAACGCGCTCAGGCCCCTGCTCGCCGAACGCGGCTTCGCCGTCCCAGACCGGCCCGACTTGCGCCTGCGCACCCTGGAGGATGTCTTCGCCTACGCCGAGGCCGAAAAGACCGAACCCCGGCAGGGGCCCCGATGCGTCGGTACACCGGACGCCGCGAGCACAGCACCGAACCGACGGTGCGGGGTCAGTGCAGCGGCAGGCTTTCGAGGGTGA
- a CDS encoding enoyl-CoA hydratase/isomerase family protein: MTDAYSTLKISLTSGVAHVVIDNPPINLLDAALMTDLDRFADAMSGDHDIRVIVFDSADPDLFIAHGDMTAADDPATFVGLPIAPGQDQTLNPMMRLHERIRSLPQITIAKLRGLARGGGAELLSAMDMRFASLERAGMAQMECRLGIIPGAGGTAYLPGLVGRARALEIILGGQLIDAATAERIGWVNRAVPDAELDHVVDALAARIAALPPGVARAATEAVDTAVESTTHGLRKANELLSGLFSEPPAARLAKAALAAGAHTRDGERRLEALVDDIT, translated from the coding sequence ATGACCGACGCGTACTCGACCCTCAAGATCTCTCTCACCAGCGGCGTGGCACACGTCGTGATCGACAACCCTCCCATCAATCTGCTCGACGCCGCCCTGATGACCGACCTGGACCGGTTCGCGGACGCCATGTCCGGCGACCACGACATCCGGGTGATCGTTTTCGACAGCGCGGACCCGGACCTCTTCATCGCGCACGGCGACATGACGGCAGCCGACGACCCCGCGACGTTCGTCGGCCTGCCCATCGCACCCGGACAGGACCAGACCCTGAACCCGATGATGCGGCTCCACGAACGCATCCGGTCACTGCCGCAGATCACCATCGCCAAGCTGCGCGGACTGGCGCGCGGCGGCGGTGCGGAACTGCTGTCCGCGATGGACATGCGGTTCGCATCACTGGAGCGCGCCGGAATGGCCCAGATGGAGTGCCGGCTGGGAATCATTCCGGGCGCGGGAGGCACCGCGTACCTGCCCGGTCTCGTGGGCCGCGCCCGCGCCCTGGAGATCATCCTTGGCGGGCAGCTGATCGATGCCGCGACCGCGGAACGGATCGGCTGGGTGAACCGGGCCGTGCCGGACGCCGAACTCGACCACGTCGTCGACGCCCTCGCCGCCCGCATCGCCGCTCTGCCGCCCGGTGTCGCCCGTGCCGCGACCGAAGCGGTCGACACCGCGGTCGAGTCGACCACTCACGGCCTGCGGAAGGCCAACGAGCTCCTCAGTGGACTCTTCAGTGAGCCCCCTGCAGCCCGTCTTGCCAAGGCTGCACTGGCCGCCGGCGCACACACCCGCGACGGAGAGCGCCGCCTTGAGGCTCTTGTCGACGACATCACCTGA
- a CDS encoding helix-turn-helix transcriptional regulator, which produces MDQQPGSRGEIRDFLASRRARITPAQAGLPTSARRRVAGLRREEVAVLAGVSTEWYTRLEKGHIGGVSEVVLDAVARALRLDDDERTYLFDLARSSRHGGRTPTRRRDVEVPPRVQWLLDSMTTSSAFVRNGRTDIVAGNPLARTLLAPMFDSATVDKHGRPNIARYIFLDPGAHDFFVDWDAAGVATAALLRAEVAREPRDRALRGLVGELSTLSPEFRSRWAAHDVLMRHDGVKQLQHPEVGHLELAFQSLNLHLSDRAVHDLIIYTAEPGTASEDRLKLLAIWAATQSRAAQPIRHSPQPGP; this is translated from the coding sequence ATGGACCAACAGCCCGGAAGCCGCGGCGAAATCCGGGACTTCCTTGCCAGCCGACGCGCCAGAATCACCCCCGCGCAGGCCGGACTTCCGACCAGCGCCCGTCGCCGGGTCGCCGGACTGCGGCGCGAGGAGGTCGCCGTCCTCGCCGGCGTGAGCACGGAGTGGTACACGCGGCTGGAGAAGGGTCACATCGGCGGCGTGTCCGAAGTTGTTCTCGACGCGGTTGCTCGCGCCCTGCGACTGGACGACGACGAACGCACCTATCTGTTCGACCTGGCCCGGTCATCGCGGCACGGCGGCCGCACGCCGACGCGTCGCAGGGACGTCGAGGTCCCGCCCCGGGTCCAGTGGCTGCTCGACTCCATGACGACGTCCTCGGCATTCGTACGCAACGGCCGCACGGACATCGTGGCCGGCAACCCACTGGCCCGGACCCTACTCGCACCGATGTTCGACAGCGCCACCGTCGACAAGCACGGCCGCCCGAACATCGCTCGCTACATCTTCCTCGATCCCGGTGCACATGACTTCTTCGTCGACTGGGACGCCGCCGGCGTCGCCACCGCCGCACTGCTGCGTGCCGAGGTCGCGCGCGAGCCTCGCGACCGGGCCCTGCGCGGACTCGTCGGCGAGCTGTCCACCCTCAGCCCCGAGTTTCGCAGCCGATGGGCCGCGCACGACGTTCTGATGCGCCACGACGGCGTCAAACAGCTCCAGCACCCCGAGGTCGGCCACCTGGAACTGGCCTTCCAGTCCCTCAACCTGCACCTGTCGGACCGAGCCGTGCACGACCTGATCATCTACACCGCCGAACCCGGCACCGCATCCGAGGACCGGCTCAAACTCCTCGCCATCTGGGCAGCTACGCAATCTCGGGCAGCACAGCCCATCCGCCACTCCCCTCAGCCCGGACCCTAG